In the genome of Limnobaculum zhutongyuii, one region contains:
- a CDS encoding winged helix-turn-helix domain-containing protein: protein MHGIKYRFNDLVVFDPDEATLSLGELNDDNVIAISSVTCRLLLLFVENHGEVVSRDVIFKRIWDDYGMISGNNNLNQNISKLRKIVKTLGIDDEFISTVPKTGFVLNKEIKLDVLREAEENAQPATSPLLDEILPVSDVNKIKDPVGSIDPVPATEPVLNSPKNIKPSNSLLNKKKIYLLSFISFITLAAVMVYLLNYRMAPVAHEGYLGMVNGCKVFLVTNQGESIINNKPVSEEMLRYAASKQQVCRGDEYLLIRDDALVQTYIPGVNRLFLLKCGILREHRIEMCSGLSGESNLISN from the coding sequence GTGCATGGTATAAAATATCGGTTTAACGATCTTGTTGTTTTCGACCCGGACGAAGCTACGCTGAGCTTGGGAGAGCTTAACGATGATAACGTTATTGCTATTTCCAGCGTAACCTGTCGTCTGTTGCTGTTATTCGTTGAAAATCATGGTGAAGTTGTCAGCCGGGATGTGATATTTAAGCGCATCTGGGATGATTACGGCATGATTTCAGGAAATAACAATCTAAATCAAAATATTAGTAAGCTCAGAAAGATAGTCAAAACCTTAGGTATTGATGATGAGTTTATCTCAACGGTGCCGAAGACGGGGTTTGTATTAAATAAAGAGATTAAGCTGGATGTGTTGCGTGAGGCTGAAGAAAATGCACAACCAGCCACCAGTCCGCTGTTGGATGAAATTTTACCTGTTAGCGATGTCAATAAAATCAAGGATCCTGTCGGGTCAATTGACCCTGTACCTGCAACTGAGCCAGTATTAAACTCGCCTAAAAATATAAAACCCTCCAATTCTCTGTTAAATAAGAAAAAGATATATCTGTTGTCTTTCATCTCATTCATCACGTTAGCTGCGGTCATGGTTTATTTGCTTAATTATCGTATGGCACCCGTAGCGCATGAAGGCTATCTGGGGATGGTAAATGGGTGCAAAGTGTTTCTGGTGACAAATCAAGGTGAAAGTATTATCAATAATAAGCCAGTGAGTGAGGAAATGCTTAGATATGCGGCAAGTAAGCAACAAGTTTGCCGTGGTGATGAGTATTTATTGATTAGGGATGATGCTTTAGTTCAAACCTATATTCCCGGAGTTAATCGTTTGTTTTTGCTGAAGTGTGGAATTTTACGCGAGCATCGGATTGAGATGTGTTCGGGATTAAGCGGTGAGAGTAATTTAATTTCTAATTAA
- a CDS encoding 4Fe-4S dicluster domain-containing protein — protein sequence MNRFVIAEPKDCIGCNTCMAACSEVHKAAGLQSHPRLIVMRDASSTAPILCRHCEDAPCARVCPVKAITHHNNAIMLNESLCIGCKLCAIACPFGAITPDGSKPLSAPVSYDRFSQADAHAREARTAPYNQGLHPMLSWAPGLRQVAVKCDLCAFLPHGPECVRVCPTKTLFLVDENAIEQANAAKRLEAMEVFHTDNAFGDNHSDQQRAGKE from the coding sequence ATGAACCGCTTTGTTATTGCGGAGCCAAAAGATTGCATCGGATGTAATACCTGTATGGCCGCCTGTAGTGAAGTACATAAAGCAGCAGGCCTACAGTCGCATCCCCGATTAATCGTAATGCGCGATGCCAGCAGTACGGCGCCTATTCTGTGTCGACATTGTGAAGATGCGCCCTGTGCCCGGGTTTGCCCGGTTAAGGCGATTACTCACCACAACAACGCCATTATGCTTAATGAGAGCTTATGCATCGGATGCAAACTTTGCGCTATCGCCTGCCCGTTCGGGGCTATCACACCTGATGGAAGTAAACCATTATCGGCTCCTGTCAGCTACGATCGTTTTTCACAAGCTGATGCGCATGCACGTGAAGCACGGACGGCCCCCTACAATCAGGGACTCCACCCTATGTTGAGCTGGGCACCGGGTTTGCGTCAAGTAGCGGTGAAATGTGATTTATGTGCCTTCCTGCCCCACGGCCCTGAATGCGTTCGTGTCTGCCCTACCAAGACCCTGTTTTTAGTCGATGAAAATGCCATTGAGCAAGCCAACGCCGCTAAACGCCTTGAGGCTATGGAAGTCTTTCATACCGACAATGCTTTCGGGGATAACCATTCAGACCAACAGCGAGCGGGGAAAGAATAA